A single region of the Leishmania panamensis strain MHOM/PA/94/PSC-1 chromosome 23 sequence genome encodes:
- a CDS encoding hypothetical protein (TriTrypDB/GeneDB-style sysID: LpmP.23.0380): MRSKGVAATSNGDVTAEEARFGKKSHRGRRRAGRRASGADNNSEGCENTETPVEEYHYKHPKQRVLTIALFMWERVATFCIPSQVAELERVSRDVARHLTDSNTGTRLMQRYWNAQWSRMVWKEEELTDEKRYLTPTMLKHSEGKQSWKKLFVQEYPIYLQRVHQGSGVCNNAVNEAKVLFHREVLNTVKTAAELKRLELTEEEARVKEQRKRGVDVEFEEAPNTAPSPSSLDGPHGAPAAKKEREKREKGRPRAVEKAPHESYTRSDYKADYRTGDRRGKHKKGGTGRWSNFDNFGDYDY; the protein is encoded by the coding sequence ATGAGGTCGAAAGGAGTCGCAGCGACGTCCAACGGTGACGTCACGGCTGAAGAAGCGCGGTTCGGCAAGAAGAGCCACCGTGGACGGCGGCGTGCCGGCCGAAGAGCATCGGGCGCTGACAACAACTCCGAGGGCTGTGAAAACACTGAAACACCTGTCGAGGAGTACCACTACAAACACCCGAAACAGCGAGTGCTCACCATCGCCCTTTTCATGTGGGAGCGCGTCGCTACTTTCTGCATCCCGTCCCAGGTGGCGGAGCTCGAGCGTGTCAGTCGAGATGTGGCGCGGCACCTCACAGACTCCAACACTGGGACCCGTCTAATGCAGCGCTACTGGAACGCACAGTGGAGTCGCATGGtgtggaaggaggaggagctgacggATGAGAAAAGGTACCTGACGCCAACGATGCTGAAGCACAGCGAGGGCAAGCAGAGTTGGAAAAAACTGTTTGTTCAGGAGTACCCCATTTACCTGCAGCGCGTCCATCAAGGCAGCGGGGTGTGCAATAACGCTGTGAATGAAGCGAAGGTGCTGTTCCATCGAGAAGTGCTGAACACCGtgaagacggcggcggagctgaagcGACTCGAGCTgaccgaggaagaggcgcgcgTGAAAGAACAGCGGAAGCGCGGCGTTGATGTGGAATTCGAAGAAGCGCCCAACACGGCCCCCAGCCCATCCTCGCTGGATGGCCCTCACGGCGCTCCTgcggcaaagaaggagcGCGAGAAGCGTGAGAAGGGCCGCCCACGCGCAGTGGAGAAGGCACCGCACGAGTCGTACACCCGCAGTGACTACAAGGCGGACTACAGGACCGGTGACCGAAGGGGTAAACACAAGAAGGGCGGCACCGGCCGTTGGTCAAATTTTGACAACTTTGGCGACTACGACTACTGA